The SAR202 cluster bacterium genome includes a region encoding these proteins:
- a CDS encoding nitronate monooxygenase, translating to MRTPLCDLLGTEFPIIQAGMGSFTSAELVAAVSNAGGLGSLGASARSIASLKEELARVRELTERPFAVNHTVRYLNKEVFAVTLEAKPALISFAIDSPGELVQQAHDAGIRVMLQVPTAAAAREAVSLGVDVIVAQGAEAGGGFGGLVATLALLPQVVDIAGSTPVVAAGGIADGRGLAAALTLGAQGISIGTRFLASVECPINSQWKRDIVAAQSEDTLKFEPWNDIFPAPADGYHVIPRVLSSSFVKEWMNRRDDARRESERLQEQIGTAIERGTWGELLPFTGQTAGFIHEVLPAGEIVRRIMAEASESLKAATKLFTKQ from the coding sequence ATGCGCACGCCCTTGTGTGACTTACTGGGCACCGAGTTTCCTATCATTCAGGCGGGCATGGGGTCGTTCACATCGGCGGAACTGGTGGCGGCCGTCTCCAATGCAGGTGGACTAGGAAGCTTGGGAGCTTCGGCCCGAAGCATCGCTAGCTTGAAAGAAGAGCTCGCCCGCGTTCGAGAACTGACCGAGCGGCCCTTCGCAGTCAACCATACAGTCCGTTACCTCAACAAAGAGGTCTTTGCCGTTACATTGGAAGCCAAACCCGCCCTCATCTCGTTCGCCATTGACAGTCCAGGAGAGTTGGTGCAACAGGCGCACGACGCGGGGATTCGAGTGATGCTTCAGGTGCCAACGGCCGCAGCCGCACGAGAGGCGGTGAGTTTGGGGGTGGACGTCATTGTGGCCCAAGGCGCCGAGGCCGGGGGGGGGTTCGGCGGACTTGTGGCAACCTTGGCGCTTCTCCCTCAGGTCGTTGACATCGCCGGCTCTACTCCTGTGGTCGCCGCTGGTGGTATCGCTGACGGGCGCGGACTCGCTGCGGCGCTAACCCTCGGGGCGCAGGGCATCAGCATCGGCACGCGGTTCCTCGCTTCGGTTGAGTGTCCTATCAATTCGCAATGGAAGCGGGACATTGTGGCAGCGCAGTCGGAGGACACGCTGAAGTTCGAGCCATGGAATGACATCTTTCCCGCTCCCGCAGACGGCTACCATGTCATTCCCAGGGTGCTTTCCTCGTCCTTCGTGAAGGAATGGATGAACAGGCGAGATGACGCCAGACGAGAATCGGAGCGCTTGCAGGAGCAGATAGGGACAGCCATCGAGCGGGGGACATGGGGCGAGCTTCTGCCGTTTACCGGGCAAACAGCGGGGTTCATACATGAGGTCTTGCCAGCTGGTGAAATCGTACGCCGCATCATGGCTGAAGCATCAGAATCGCTCAAGGCTGCCACGAAGCTGTTCACCAAACAGTAA
- a CDS encoding acyl-CoA dehydrogenase: MDIQLTEPQQMLKRTARALLQKECPVDKVRALESDPSGYDPSLWRLMAGQGWLGWAFPAEYGGAGGDFFDLALLMEEMGYAAAPSPFLASVAMGGMAVLGMGSHEQKSSLLPRVASGELVLSLAYLEGECRPDHFTTQTIAENDDGGFVLNGQKLLVPFATSAHKILCLASADGKPLLLILDPHSPGVTLRPMASDSGESLCELNLHNVQVGVDSVLGQPESHSNVLPGVIAKAAALRCAQIVGACERVLDITVDYVKRRVQFGRPIGAFQSVQHHVADIYRDLHMCRLLSYQACWNISEGLPFDAPLFQAQIKVMRAAPTITRLAHQVVGGVGYYKEFPLELLTRRVTAWAASLGTPDTIARRLADALWV; this comes from the coding sequence ATGGACATCCAGCTTACCGAACCCCAGCAGATGCTAAAACGCACCGCCAGGGCGCTCCTTCAAAAAGAGTGCCCCGTCGATAAAGTCCGCGCCCTCGAGTCCGACCCTTCCGGCTACGACCCGTCGCTGTGGCGGCTAATGGCCGGGCAGGGCTGGCTGGGCTGGGCCTTCCCCGCCGAATACGGCGGCGCCGGCGGCGATTTCTTCGACCTCGCCTTGCTCATGGAGGAGATGGGCTACGCCGCCGCGCCCTCGCCCTTCCTCGCGTCGGTAGCCATGGGCGGCATGGCGGTGCTGGGAATGGGGTCGCATGAACAGAAGAGTTCTCTGCTGCCGCGCGTCGCCTCCGGCGAGTTAGTACTATCCCTGGCTTACCTCGAGGGCGAGTGCCGCCCCGACCACTTCACCACCCAGACCATCGCTGAGAATGACGATGGCGGCTTCGTATTGAACGGCCAAAAGCTCCTTGTACCCTTCGCTACCTCCGCCCACAAAATCCTGTGCCTCGCCAGCGCAGACGGCAAACCCTTGCTCCTCATCCTCGACCCCCATTCCCCGGGTGTGACCCTCCGTCCCATGGCCTCGGACAGCGGCGAATCTCTATGCGAACTTAATTTACATAACGTGCAGGTCGGTGTAGATTCTGTGCTAGGCCAACCTGAGAGTCACTCAAATGTGCTGCCTGGAGTCATCGCGAAAGCTGCCGCCCTTCGATGCGCCCAGATCGTCGGTGCCTGCGAGCGCGTTCTAGACATAACTGTCGATTACGTGAAACGCCGTGTCCAGTTCGGCCGGCCCATCGGCGCCTTCCAGTCGGTCCAGCACCACGTCGCAGACATCTATCGCGACCTCCATATGTGCCGCCTCCTCTCCTACCAAGCCTGCTGGAATATTAGCGAAGGCCTCCCTTTCGATGCGCCCTTGTTCCAGGCCCAAATCAAAGTCATGCGCGCCGCCCCCACCATCACACGCTTGGCCCACCAGGTAGTCGGCGGCGTCGGCTACTATAAGGAGTTCCCCCTGGAGCTGTTAACCCGCCGCGTCACCGCCTGGGCCGCCTCCCTCGGCACCCCCGACACCATCGCCCGCCGCTTGGCCGACGCGCTATGGGTGTAG
- a CDS encoding urea carboxylase-associated family protein, whose translation MARTGQPVQRIHIPARNARVFSVSKGQFIKVIDAQGKQVADFFAFNDQDRSEVLSPTYTRSALGRLYLEEGKALYSNRRRPLLMVVEDPVKRHDLLFAACDPVRYREYGIENHASCQVSTLSALRERGFTPSEFPHPVNLFQNVEVKVDGSLSIHEPVTKAGDYILLRAMEDLLVVVSACPQDQNPCNGWNPTDVMVEVYGDG comes from the coding sequence ATGGCTAGGACAGGCCAGCCAGTCCAGCGGATACATATACCGGCACGAAACGCGCGGGTGTTTAGCGTGTCGAAGGGCCAGTTTATCAAGGTCATCGACGCGCAGGGTAAGCAGGTGGCGGACTTTTTCGCGTTCAACGACCAGGACCGCTCGGAAGTGTTGTCGCCGACGTACACGCGCAGCGCGCTGGGCAGGCTGTATTTGGAGGAGGGGAAGGCGCTGTACAGCAATCGACGGCGGCCTTTGCTAATGGTGGTGGAGGACCCGGTGAAGCGTCACGATTTGCTGTTCGCGGCCTGCGACCCGGTTCGATACCGAGAGTACGGCATCGAAAACCATGCTAGCTGCCAGGTGAGCACGCTGTCGGCGCTGAGGGAGCGAGGGTTTACGCCTTCGGAGTTCCCGCATCCGGTGAACCTGTTTCAGAACGTGGAGGTGAAGGTGGACGGGTCGCTGTCGATACATGAGCCGGTGACGAAGGCGGGGGATTATATTTTGCTGCGGGCGATGGAGGACTTGCTGGTGGTGGTGTCGGCGTGCCCGCAGGACCAGAACCCGTGCAACGGTTGGAACCCGACGGATGTAATGGTGGAAGTTTACGGGGACGGTTAG
- a CDS encoding VCBS repeat-containing protein yields MRTEASQKLIAGYGPVYRFLIIVAVILFCLGCAEGSQAVQDGNQSSSTPHSPTLPSTNSASTQPATPSTPPAAQTAQVNSPITNPAMNGTLFVAASPVMVGRGSGEVFLVDIDYDGYLDVLTKHLLNKSLSVRLGDGKGHFAQSAEGSIGLGYEPGAIAVGDVNGDGILDLGIASKDSRRESVSVLLGDRKGGFSPASGSPFAASESMEFYKPSIHFADLNGDGKLDIITANGRRNTVEIFSGDGSGEFSQEVVLRLESGRSFYSYALGDVDGDGSLDLVTASGGPRPDRDSGQVAVQRGNGRGGFGDAAGHALSVAPDPRVAALVDVNGDGRVDVILSHGRSSLLSVLLNEGKGVFMPRPGSGINVGESAFEVAAVDVNEDKKADLVVATVDGDAPFESKIAVLLSDGQGYFAAAPGSPFAAGRGAYQLAVGDVNEDGKVDIAASSFEGDSVTLLLHR; encoded by the coding sequence ATGCGCACCGAGGCTTCCCAAAAGTTAATTGCAGGTTATGGACCCGTGTATCGATTCCTCATTATAGTCGCGGTCATTCTCTTCTGCCTTGGCTGCGCTGAGGGCAGCCAGGCTGTTCAAGACGGCAATCAATCTTCATCCACTCCACATTCTCCTACTCTGCCTTCGACGAACAGCGCATCCACACAACCCGCCACCCCATCCACACCGCCTGCCGCTCAAACGGCCCAAGTGAATTCACCTATTACGAATCCAGCTATGAATGGCACCCTGTTTGTGGCCGCTTCGCCTGTGATGGTTGGGCGGGGGTCGGGAGAAGTTTTTCTAGTGGACATCGACTATGACGGGTATCTGGATGTGCTTACGAAGCATTTGCTGAACAAAAGCCTATCGGTGCGGCTTGGCGACGGCAAAGGTCATTTCGCGCAGAGTGCAGAGGGTTCAATTGGTTTGGGCTATGAGCCAGGCGCCATTGCGGTTGGCGATGTCAACGGCGACGGGATTCTGGACCTTGGCATCGCAAGCAAGGACAGCCGGAGAGAAAGCGTTAGCGTTTTACTGGGCGATCGCAAGGGTGGATTCAGTCCGGCTTCCGGTTCGCCTTTTGCGGCGAGCGAGTCTATGGAGTTTTACAAGCCCAGCATTCACTTTGCCGACCTCAATGGAGATGGAAAGTTAGACATTATCACAGCGAATGGGCGGCGGAACACCGTAGAGATTTTCTCCGGGGATGGCAGCGGAGAGTTCTCCCAGGAAGTCGTTTTGAGACTGGAGTCCGGCAGGTCGTTCTACTCGTATGCCCTGGGAGATGTTGATGGAGACGGAAGTCTGGACCTGGTGACCGCCAGCGGCGGCCCCAGACCCGACCGTGACTCCGGCCAAGTGGCAGTACAGCGTGGCAATGGAAGAGGAGGCTTCGGGGATGCAGCCGGCCATGCTTTGTCGGTGGCGCCGGACCCTCGTGTCGCGGCGCTGGTGGACGTGAACGGCGATGGACGTGTCGATGTCATTCTAAGCCACGGGCGGAGCAGTCTTCTGAGCGTTTTGCTGAATGAAGGCAAGGGTGTGTTCATGCCTCGACCTGGCTCAGGAATCAATGTTGGGGAGTCGGCGTTCGAGGTGGCTGCGGTCGATGTTAATGAGGACAAGAAGGCCGACCTTGTCGTCGCAACGGTAGATGGTGACGCGCCCTTCGAGTCAAAGATTGCAGTCCTCCTTAGTGACGGCCAAGGGTACTTTGCGGCAGCGCCGGGCTCGCCCTTCGCCGCTGGGCGAGGCGCTTACCAACTTGCCGTCGGGGACGTGAATGAGGACGGCAAGGTTGACATCGCGGCGTCCAGCTTTGAGGGCGACTCCGTAACTTTACTGCTGCACCGTTAA
- a CDS encoding antibiotic biosynthesis monooxygenase, with protein sequence MISIFVTIKVKQGKMEDFIKAVYDDAKGSVRDEPGCYRFDVLRDSKDPNLLHLYEVYADQAALEAHRKMPHYTKWRSIVDPWFDGPAQRVEMTTLFPSDAGWKKQKPNLVNW encoded by the coding sequence ATGATTTCCATCTTCGTCACCATCAAGGTCAAGCAAGGCAAAATGGAGGACTTCATCAAAGCCGTTTACGACGACGCCAAAGGCTCCGTCCGCGACGAGCCAGGCTGCTATCGATTTGACGTCCTCCGCGACTCCAAGGACCCCAACCTCCTCCACCTCTACGAAGTCTATGCCGACCAGGCCGCACTGGAGGCCCACCGCAAGATGCCCCACTACACCAAGTGGCGCTCCATCGTCGACCCCTGGTTCGACGGCCCCGCCCAGCGCGTCGAGATGACCACCCTCTTCCCCTCCGACGCCGGCTGGAAAAAGCAAAAGCCTAATTTAGTGAACTGGTAA
- a CDS encoding aldolase: MARKPRLNRIIDLLEQGKPAIGTFVINGSLDQASHAADAGYDFVFIENEHTSMDFGQLRLALQFLLSRKRLAAQGNLQAHPTPILRVSPNIGEVGTNEWVIKQTLDYGLYGLLLPRLESVEAVQAAVAAARYAQKSKAKDRLPEGHRGWGPGTAARYWGLSVPEYYEAADLWPLDPDGEVLLMPICESVEGVKNLDSILGEAKGIGAVLAGPGDLSISMGVGPNTNDPRVEEAMLKIVKTCNKHGVACMINASSAADLDRRMEQGFKIFTVMGKADDSVLERGRAYQRKG; the protein is encoded by the coding sequence ATGGCTCGGAAGCCTCGATTGAACAGGATTATTGACTTGTTGGAGCAGGGGAAGCCGGCCATCGGCACGTTTGTTATTAACGGGAGCCTGGACCAGGCGTCGCATGCTGCGGACGCGGGATATGACTTCGTTTTCATCGAGAACGAGCACACGAGCATGGACTTCGGGCAGCTCCGGCTGGCACTGCAGTTCCTGTTAAGCCGCAAACGGCTGGCGGCCCAGGGTAACTTGCAGGCGCATCCCACGCCTATACTTCGAGTGTCGCCGAACATCGGTGAGGTAGGCACCAACGAGTGGGTTATCAAGCAGACCCTGGACTATGGGCTTTACGGCTTGCTGTTGCCTCGGCTGGAGAGCGTGGAGGCGGTGCAGGCGGCGGTGGCGGCGGCGCGGTACGCGCAGAAGTCCAAGGCCAAGGACCGGCTGCCGGAGGGGCATCGAGGCTGGGGGCCGGGGACGGCGGCGCGGTACTGGGGGCTGTCGGTGCCGGAGTACTATGAGGCGGCGGACCTGTGGCCCCTGGACCCGGACGGCGAGGTACTATTGATGCCGATATGCGAGTCGGTGGAGGGTGTGAAGAACCTGGACTCGATATTGGGGGAGGCCAAGGGCATCGGCGCGGTACTGGCGGGGCCGGGAGACCTATCCATATCCATGGGCGTGGGGCCGAACACCAACGACCCGCGAGTGGAGGAGGCGATGCTGAAGATAGTGAAGACGTGCAACAAGCACGGGGTGGCGTGCATGATAAACGCCAGCTCGGCGGCGGACCTGGACAGGCGGATGGAGCAGGGATTCAAAATTTTTACAGTGATGGGGAAGGCGGACGATTCGGTGCTGGAGAGGGGGAGGGCGTATCAGAGGAAGGGGTAA
- a CDS encoding acyl-CoA dehydrogenase, producing the protein MRFTFTPEQQAFQRQVCQFLTSQITPQVKKRHNDPNEFSGWAWDFYMAFRKKLAAQGYIGMAWPREYGGQGRDFFYQMILEEELEYHGAPGLDRSVTYIPNSILASGSDEQKRFFLPKIAGGDLQFFVGYTEPEAGSDLASLSTRAVADGDDFVVTGQKAFASEANHADYAWLAVRTDFDSPKHRGISLLIVDMKSPGVTLGEFTTISGWKHSTVNFDSVRVPRHNLVGEINRGWYYIMGALDYERAAQSNPGLPRRSFDRLVEYCKTTLRDGRPLIHDPVVRCRLAELSAEVEGAKLLSYWVASMHSHGLRPQHQTALAAMVKRKTTRAIDVYAMELLGPRGKLTRDDAYAPADGGFLYDYLNNMYFHFAAGGFDVNRNIIAIRGLDLPR; encoded by the coding sequence ATGCGATTCACCTTCACACCCGAGCAGCAGGCCTTCCAGCGGCAGGTCTGCCAATTCCTCACCTCCCAAATCACCCCACAGGTCAAGAAGCGCCACAACGACCCCAACGAGTTCAGCGGCTGGGCCTGGGACTTCTACATGGCCTTTCGCAAGAAGCTGGCCGCGCAGGGTTACATTGGCATGGCCTGGCCCAGAGAGTACGGCGGCCAGGGCCGCGATTTCTTTTACCAGATGATTCTTGAAGAGGAGTTGGAGTACCACGGCGCCCCCGGCCTGGACCGCTCCGTCACCTACATCCCCAACTCTATCCTGGCCTCCGGCAGCGATGAGCAGAAACGCTTCTTCCTCCCAAAAATCGCCGGCGGCGATCTGCAGTTCTTCGTCGGCTACACCGAGCCTGAGGCCGGCTCCGACCTGGCGTCGCTAAGCACCCGCGCCGTAGCCGACGGCGACGACTTCGTTGTCACCGGCCAGAAAGCCTTTGCCTCCGAGGCCAACCATGCCGACTATGCCTGGCTAGCCGTCCGCACCGATTTCGACTCGCCCAAGCATCGCGGCATATCCCTGCTTATCGTGGACATGAAAAGCCCCGGCGTCACCCTCGGCGAGTTCACCACCATCAGCGGCTGGAAGCACTCCACCGTGAACTTTGACAGCGTCCGCGTGCCCCGCCACAATCTGGTCGGCGAGATAAATCGGGGCTGGTACTACATCATGGGCGCCTTGGACTACGAGCGCGCCGCCCAGAGCAACCCCGGCCTCCCCCGCCGCTCCTTCGACCGCCTGGTCGAGTACTGCAAGACTACCCTCCGCGACGGCAGGCCCCTCATCCACGACCCCGTGGTGCGATGCCGCCTGGCTGAACTCTCCGCCGAAGTGGAAGGCGCCAAACTCCTGAGCTACTGGGTCGCGTCCATGCACTCCCACGGCCTGCGGCCCCAGCACCAGACCGCCCTGGCCGCCATGGTCAAACGCAAGACCACCCGCGCCATCGATGTTTACGCCATGGAACTTCTCGGCCCCAGGGGCAAGTTGACCCGTGACGATGCCTACGCGCCCGCCGACGGCGGCTTCCTCTACGACTATTTGAACAACATGTACTTTCACTTCGCTGCCGGCGGCTTCGACGTCAACCGCAACATCATCGCCATCCGCGGCCTCGATTTACCTCGCTAG
- a CDS encoding TetR/AcrR family transcriptional regulator, whose amino-acid sequence MREAILDAAVQVFVERSEEVRLEDVAQKAGVSRQAVYIHFGSRTGLLVEMARHLDERFPLSEHVEQLARAPSGLDAIDIAIPAPATYYPLAYPIAKLFLAGRYADEAMRTAWDDRMKARRVICDLLVRRLKEDGVLAPHWDVETATDALWVLTSWQVWEQLVVDQGWSKERYMDYLRTMIHRTLIDSAGKAPGPLIPE is encoded by the coding sequence ATGCGAGAGGCGATCCTCGATGCCGCCGTGCAGGTCTTCGTCGAGCGGAGTGAAGAGGTCCGGCTGGAGGATGTCGCCCAGAAGGCCGGGGTATCGCGGCAGGCCGTGTACATCCACTTCGGCTCCCGCACGGGGCTCCTTGTGGAGATGGCACGCCACTTGGACGAGAGGTTCCCCCTCTCTGAGCACGTGGAGCAGCTCGCGCGTGCACCTAGCGGCCTGGACGCGATAGACATCGCGATCCCCGCTCCCGCCACGTACTACCCATTGGCCTACCCTATTGCGAAGCTGTTCCTGGCCGGTAGATATGCGGACGAGGCCATGAGGACCGCCTGGGACGACCGCATGAAGGCGCGGCGCGTCATCTGTGACCTACTGGTCCGGCGTTTGAAAGAGGATGGCGTCTTAGCTCCTCACTGGGACGTGGAGACAGCGACTGACGCGCTCTGGGTGTTGACCTCGTGGCAGGTGTGGGAACAGCTCGTCGTAGACCAGGGTTGGTCTAAGGAGCGCTATATGGATTATCTGCGGACTATGATCCACCGGACGCTTATCGATAGCGCCGGTAAGGCACCAGGGCCGCTGATCCCAGAGTAA
- a CDS encoding M20/M25/M40 family metallo-hydrolase, giving the protein MRGPTMNKRKQVHQHIKEHREQHLGRVREYMAQPSVSQEDPKGVAKCATLLQGYFKQLGAREAEVVQTPVLPAAWGYIDAGAPKTLAVYAYFDTNIVGSGWDHDPYKSVIAERKPFKSVVYGRGGGTKGGFAAFLNAIDSIQAVDGKLPVNLMVVAEGEEFVGSDNIPMLIDKYRHHLSKADATIVPAPCQNPSGDVTLFLGNKGNLHIEYECSGERWGKGPAGGPVHSSAQPVVDHPVWRLVSALNTLYDHKSNRVLVNGFYDGLLKPTGEDMELIDALAVKYKGRESSAIPNMAPGKVAKFAHNAAGRDAFMHYCFDPTMNINGIRGGYTGPGTLLWTLPHAAYATVDHRLPPDLEPNDIAKKIRAHLDKLGYNDIGMKILMAVPPQKLSVKDDLAKAGLRVFKEWGIEPTVWPRRGASGPMGFFSQMLGHKVLGATGIGYASGHSAPNEFLVVDGDGKVGGLVELEQSYVDLLYSYAAYPKEF; this is encoded by the coding sequence ATGAGGGGGCCGACAATGAACAAGCGTAAGCAAGTCCACCAGCACATCAAGGAGCATCGAGAGCAGCACCTGGGCCGGGTCCGCGAATACATGGCCCAGCCCTCTGTCTCCCAGGAGGACCCCAAGGGCGTCGCCAAGTGCGCCACGCTCCTCCAGGGCTATTTCAAGCAGCTCGGCGCCCGCGAGGCCGAGGTCGTCCAGACGCCCGTCCTGCCCGCCGCCTGGGGCTACATCGACGCCGGCGCGCCCAAGACCCTGGCCGTCTACGCCTACTTCGACACCAACATCGTCGGCTCCGGATGGGACCACGACCCCTATAAGTCCGTCATCGCCGAGCGCAAGCCCTTCAAGTCCGTCGTTTACGGACGAGGCGGCGGCACCAAGGGCGGCTTCGCCGCCTTTCTCAACGCTATCGACTCTATCCAGGCCGTCGATGGCAAGCTGCCGGTCAACCTTATGGTGGTGGCCGAGGGCGAGGAGTTCGTCGGCAGCGACAACATCCCTATGCTCATCGACAAGTACCGCCACCACCTCTCCAAGGCCGACGCCACCATTGTCCCCGCCCCCTGCCAGAACCCCTCCGGCGACGTGACCTTGTTTCTAGGCAACAAGGGCAACCTCCATATCGAGTACGAGTGCTCCGGCGAACGATGGGGCAAAGGCCCCGCCGGCGGCCCCGTCCACTCCTCCGCCCAGCCCGTCGTCGACCACCCCGTGTGGCGGCTGGTCAGCGCCCTCAACACTCTCTACGACCACAAGTCCAATCGAGTCCTCGTCAATGGCTTCTACGATGGCCTCCTCAAGCCCACCGGCGAGGACATGGAGCTTATCGACGCCCTGGCCGTTAAGTACAAGGGCCGCGAGTCGTCAGCCATCCCCAATATGGCCCCGGGCAAAGTCGCTAAGTTCGCCCACAACGCCGCCGGCCGAGACGCCTTTATGCACTACTGCTTCGACCCCACTATGAACATCAACGGCATCCGAGGCGGCTACACCGGCCCTGGCACCCTCCTCTGGACCTTGCCCCACGCCGCCTACGCCACCGTGGACCACCGCCTGCCCCCCGACCTGGAGCCTAATGACATCGCCAAAAAGATCCGCGCCCACCTGGACAAGCTCGGCTACAACGACATCGGCATGAAGATTCTCATGGCCGTGCCGCCTCAAAAGCTCAGCGTCAAGGACGATTTAGCCAAAGCCGGCCTTCGTGTGTTCAAAGAGTGGGGCATCGAGCCCACCGTATGGCCCCGTCGAGGCGCCAGCGGCCCCATGGGTTTCTTCAGCCAGATGCTAGGTCACAAAGTCCTGGGCGCCACCGGCATCGGCTACGCCAGCGGCCACTCCGCCCCCAACGAGTTCCTGGTCGTTGACGGCGACGGCAAGGTGGGCGGCCTGGTGGAGCTGGAGCAGTCCTACGTGGACTTGCTCTACAGTTACGCCGCCTACCCAAAGGAGTTTTAG